Genomic window (Zingiber officinale cultivar Zhangliang chromosome 2B, Zo_v1.1, whole genome shotgun sequence):
gtacGAAACAGGTGGGTTTTAAATAATGTTTTGGATATAATTTATAAGGGGCCGATCGGATCCAAACTGAACATAAGCTCATTAAAACCAGTGATCGGCCCATAATTGAACTTCGGTGAGGCTGGCGTGGCCTTGGTAATTCTCCGGCCCTCCCATTCGCGAGATGGTGGGCCATGAAGGCGGGGACTATGGTTCCTCCCTCGGCAAATTTCCGACGTCGGCGAAACGAGAAAATGGAGATGGGCGCCGCACAAAGTGCGAACCCAATCGTTCAACTTCCACACTTCCGATCAGGTGTCCACTGcttcaaatgttttttttttcttcttcaatgATTTGGCGAGCGGAGAACTAGATGGAGATGTGCAACTTTAGTGGAGATTTTAGTTGGTTTTAGTGCCCGGTCGAGATTGACGACGGCTGAAATGGTTGATGCAGCTTTTGTTTAGGCGTCTGGAGTCGGACCTCTTGTGCTTGAGGTATATCTTAAGACTTAACTTTCATGTCTGAGTATTCTTTGCTGCATTTTGTTGCTAAGCAATACTAATTTGGAGTTTGTGAATCCAGCACTAAATGTTTTCATCTCATGAATTACATGCTTGCGCTAAAACAATAAATGATACACCCCCAAATGTAGATGAGTGGTAGAATTGCCCATGAATTGTTATCTTATACAATTTTAAGCTTGACTGGTTGTGATTGCATGGATTGTGCATGTCAAGCCAATTGCAATGCATCATTATGCTATCGGGGAGAGTCAACGGCAGAGTGAataggagaagaaaaggaaggcTTTGGTGGCATTTCGATGTCACCGATTCTTCCTTCCAACATTTCAATCACCTTGGTCATGGAAGGTCTGTTTGCTGGCATAATTTGGATGCACCACAAACCGACCAATGTCATCTTCCTTGCAATTTCTTCTGTTTCGACTGTTATATCGTATGCTTGAAGGTCTCTATCTTGATCAAGATGCTCATAAACCCAGTGCGGAAAATAAACTTCACTGCTTCTTTCTGCACATGTCTTCACATTTTTTCTTCCACCAACCATTTCCAAGATCATCATCCCATAGCTATAGACATCAGATTTTGTGGAAACTGATCCAAAATTTCTTGAAATTACTTCTGGTGCAATGAATCCTATTGTTCCTCTTGCATCAGCCATGGAAAGTATGCTTTCTTTTTGAGGGCATAACTTTGCTAATCCAAAATCTGAAATTTTGGGGCAAAACTCCTCGTCTAGTAAAATGTTGTGTGGTTTTATATCAAAATGTACAATGCGCATGCTGCATCCGCGATGAAGATACTCTAATCCTCGGGCGATACCAATTGCTATGTGGTATAGTTTGTCCCATCCCAGTGTTAATTTTGGCTTCTCAGAATAAATGTACTTTTCCAAAGATCCATTGGGCAAGAATTCGTAAACTAGAGCTCGTTTTTTACCATCAAAACAAAAGCCAAGTAGACTAACAACGTTGACATGAGAAGTCCTGCCAATACTAATGACTTCATTAATAAATTCTGCTCCATTTTCTGTGAAGTTGCTCAGTATCTTTACTGCCACCAAACGACCATCTTGGAGTGTACCTTTGAACACACTTCCATAGCCTCCTTTCCCTAGTTTTTCACTGAGAGATTTTGTGATCTTTTTCAAATCTGAACATTTGTATCTTTTAGGTGCAAGGGGACCATATTCTGCAAGCATGGTTTCAATGTGTTGTGTGTTCTTTGATTGGTACAAAAAAATTGTAGTTTTTCCGAATCCTTTTTGAGCATAGAGGACTAACATGAGGATCAATAAGATGAGACCGACTACACCTGTGACTGAACCTGCAAACATTTTTCAAGTGAAATTTATATGGTTTGTCCTTTCAATGAAGACATTTTTGTGTTTTAGTTAGGTAAATACAAAATTATGGTTTAACAAAAGGAGAATGAAATGATGCAAATTTCTTGAAAGTTATGTTAGGAGTAGAATGTAATGTTTCTTCTCCGATGGGAGTGTTTAAATGTTTGTTTCTTAAAAGACAACTATTacctttttctttattctttatgtaAAGGCATTTCAATCATCTAGTCAGAATGAATAGCAATTTATCAAAGAGTgtccttaaaattttaaatttactaaaAGGCGTATGCTATTTTACTATTTACCAAAAGGCACATCTTTTTAAGTACAATTCCCGTTTTATCCTCTTGACAATCTGACTTTTTTTActgtttttcttttctctaccatttttctctctcttctcttttttacgAGCATGCAGAACAGATGAATAACATTACATAAGatttagtcaattttttaataacattttaatatatttgaagaagcccaaaataaataatggatattaatcagagctctctagattcatcagtgggttttgaccaaaatccactgatggacctagagaactccaaTTGCaaccatttcagttcctatgaatttttaaggttgcaaggagttcaaatactgtatccattatttatttcgacttttcatagatgttaatatgtaaaataaaagaatcgtcaaaaaggcccacattgggcctgatatggaatcatatcaggcccaacgtgggcctgatatcattctatattaggcccacgttgggcctaatatgatttcatatcaggcctaacatgggtctttttgatgattcttccttattacatGTTAACAATTCTGAAAAGTTGAAATAACTAATGGaaatcatatttgaactccttgaaatctcataaatccatagaaactaaaatgggtgcaatcggagctctctaggtctatcaatgggttttgatcgaaacccactgaTTGACCAAGAGAGCTCCGATTATACTCAATTCAGTTCCAGTGGATTTCtgagattgcaaggagttcaaatatactgtccattatttattttggcttcttcaaatgtattaaaatattattaaaaaattgactaaatCTTATGTAATGTTATTCATATTGTTCTGCATGCCTgtcaaaaagagaagagagataaAAATGATAGAGAAAAAGAAACATAGAAAAAGTCAGATTGTTAAGAGGGTAAAATGAGAATTGCACTTGAAAAGGTACGCCCTTTGATAAATAGTAAAGTAACATACGCCTtttagtaaatttaaaattttagatgcgCTGTTTGATAAATTGTCGCAGAATGAATCTCGTGTTCTTTTTGGTCTGGATATTTTAATCTCTAACTTTGGGTGTATTGGTTTAGCTGATTTAGTCTTTATGTAAAAGACAACTTCtcgtttttgttttcctttgttttttctGGTTGTCTTTGTTTTTTTAATGCATTACAAACATTTTTTAGCATATAATTGACCTTGATAGCCATAACCAATGATCCAAAATTATGTTTTCTTGGTCTATGAAAAATTGTATTCCAAAATACTGAAAGCAACTGATAGAACCaacaaaccaaaaaaaaaatgttagataTCATACctaatgctatatgttgtttccGTAAAGCCCTCTTTCTTGAAGCAGAACCACCTGCAAAATGACGATATAGTTTTATAAATGTACGTAAGTTTTGCTTTCAATACTAGATTGTAGATTCAGTTGAGTTTCTTAGTTGAGAAAAGCACATAGAACCAAGAACATTCTGTATATAACTCTATAGCGTTGTATAAATGGGAGCAGGTACTGCCCTTGGTGAACTAGGAAAGTGTCGCATTAGGGTTTAAGTAGAAGGTTATGAGAGACAGGAGTGCTGAAGCATCATGTAAAATCCTGAGTTATTTTTGCTTTATCGACTTGATTAAGCAGTACTAGTGAGTGACTAACGCCAGGCATTAGTTGATTAGCTTCGCTAGAATTGAACACTGATTATATTTGAGAGTAGAAACAGAATGCTCTTACTTGGCCCATCATTGCAAGTGCTAGAGTAATGCCATCCACTGTTGCAGATGCACAAGAAAGCTGAATTAGGATCGCTGTATCCACATGTCCCGCCACTCACTCTACACTCGGAGCAGTCAGCCACATCTTGCCACTCCATCAGGAATCCCTTACTCAGTAGTCCAATatagtcttcttcctcttctccttcgaTCAGAACAGGTGCAGTGGCTATGTTGCAccctgatgatgatgatgctggAGGACTGGAGTTGCCGTAATGTCCACCAAGATATGCGAATGTGTCGCCTGGAGAACAATGTATTCTTTTGGAATAGTTGGATGGTGGCACCTTGCAATTGTtcaagaagaagagctctctgtTTGCCTTGCTAACTCTAAAGTATTTGGTGGGATTCAAAATGTTGTTATAGGAAGATATTGGGCAGAAATCATTGATCAGTGTGTTCACCGCTTGAAAGGAGTTGTTCCCATAGTTGATGGCAAGGACTTGGAGCAAGCCTGCATACGGATTCACAAGAATTGGGACATTGTTGCTGCAGTTGAGTTCAAAAGCAAGATAGCCACAGAAGGATGGTTGATAGCCACTCAGCCAAAAGGGATAGCTGATGTTGGTAAGATCTCCACAGCTCTTGGGCTCACACCCGGTTGTGTTGTTGGCCATACTTGATGTCGTGTAGTAACAGATGCAAACCCAGAGGAGGATGGTTGTGGATTTTGGCAACAATTTTAGGTtcatgattacagaataagttgtgaacaagaggaaaccaagctgaTGAGGGACGACTGAACCAATAATATTGATGAGATAATACAAACATATTCAACACAATCGACTTAAAACACTTGGAACCGTTTACTTTGCAGTTGACTAGCTGTTGGTTGAATGTTTCATCTGTCGTGAGTTACACGTAGTAGGAGACCTCGTAGACTTCTTTTACATCTTGCGGGGCCTTATGCATTCATTGTCTTGGCAATTCTTTTGATCAATTGGGCAAAAGGCGATGACGCTCGCCCCAGCCCCCCGCCGTACCTTGcccaaggtcatcacgagggaggttaATCACGGTAACCGGAGAAGCTAGTGCGCATTGGGAAGAGGGATATGGGGACCAGGGATTTACGCCCTGACTACCCcacgattcgaacccacgatctcattGGGCAACCTTCTACACACTAACCACTCCGGATAACCCCGTGGGGCGGCAATTCTTTTGATCAAGTCATAACTCATAACACATTGTTGTCGTTGGGCCAAGTATATCAATCAATCCTATTCGCTCCCCTATTTTTTACTAAATTTTATGACTGTTTCCCTCTCCCTCCGTAGTGTCTTATTTCATCTAAGTAAAGGGATTAAGAGGCTATGCATGAGTTATTATGAATATTTTTACGTCTATTTCCATCCAAGGAAACTGCCCTACTTTCTGTTAGCGGCAAGACTACTGAATCTTAAAAATCTCAAGTTTCTGCAATCTGCATAGTGGTTGCTAGATGGAATACAACACATGTATTAAGTGCAGAAACAGAAAAGAATTCCTTTGTTTTTTTCTCTTTTGATAAATTAGTTCCATTATTGTTTGGTACCACGAAGTTCTTGAAATTTTATATTGTAATGAGAAAGAATTTACGAATTTCAGGAGAAGAATTTTATACTAGTGCATGCGTACCTCGGCCGTGGTGGCACCAATCGGAGGTAACCGAACCATCTGGGCAGTAACAAATCTGGGTGGAGTCGTGTACACAAACACCACCGGAATCTTGGCAAGCTCTGCACCACTCATGGATCCCCGCCGTCCATCTCACTGTGAATCCGGTGTATATCGCTTCCGAAAGGCTGATGTTCCTGGACATCACCTCCTTGGCTGCCGTCTTGTTCATAGGAAACCGATAAGGTCCGCTGCACGTGCCCACTTCCGGAGGCAGGGTAGCATTCTCTGTTATCGAGATGTACATGTAATTGCGTGTTGTATGGTTTAAGAAGCAATTATCCACCATGGTTAGGGAGCCTGAAAATTCTTCAGAGCATTGGAAGAGGATGACCCGTTGAGCGAGATCAGTCAACTCGAAGAGCAGAGGATCTATTACAGTATCACCATACGGCATGCAAGAATATTCATAAAAGTCATTCAATTCCTGATACCATGTATCAAGAAAATACTTGTCGACGATGGTGAGCATGCTTTTGTCGTAGTCGATGGCCTGCACAGCGTAGGTTCTGTTGTTGGCCATGGAAATTGTGATGACAGGGAAGGTGCCACTGCTATTGCATTGGAGGTAAAAACCTGGGTGGCCGCAGTAAGCAGGGGCCTCAAGGCTGACGCTGAATGGGTAAGATACATTGACGCTGAGGTCTCCGCAGATGAATGGCCTCGAGGAGCATTCCTGGAGCACCTCGAAGTAATCTCGATCAGCAGAGACCCATGGTTGCAGAAAGCATAGGGCGCAAAGGAGTAGACGCAGAACGAAAGCTGCTGCGTAGGGAGACATGGGCCGCCACCGTGTATTTGCTGTGTCAGACAGAGGTTAGAGCCTTTTTGAAGGGGAGAAAGTATTGATATATTATCAGCCTTACTCAACTCTGGAAAAGCAACGTCAATCGTCCCAGTTCATGATGGAAGCATCTAGGCAGAATGAGATTTTTTACCTGATGGAAACAAAATTAAGACGACTTTCCCGTTCTTTCATCTTTCTTAAAGCGCGTAAGGGGAACAAATTAAGTTCACCCAGAACTTCAATTTGTCCTCATCGAATTTTACTGACAAGCCTTTTGCACAGGCGAAAGAAAATTTGGAGACTGCCCTAAAATGCTCCAAACAGATGTTCAAAATTTGGCTTGAATTCGATAAGGTCAGTCGTTTCAATCAAGtcattttttttgtgtgtgcgTGTTTGTTAAGTAACTTCAAATAATGAAAGATTATGGTTTAGGGTAAGGAGAATGACATGATTAAACATTTGCTCCCTAAGAGAAAAAAACTATTAGTTTTTTCTTCGCGTGAAGACATTTCAACCTTTTAGTCAAAAAGAATCCTGCGTTCTTTAGGTCTACACACGCTATCCTCTAATCTTGTTATCTTTTTCTTTCTGGTTGTCTGCCATTTCAGACATCACAAACATTTTCTAGCATTTAATTGACCTGAAAGATTATATTCTAGGAGACTCAAACAAACTGGTCAAAAACTAATGTCGACCTTTCATTCATCTTTGATATTGTTTCAATGCCCCAGGGTGTAATATCGCTGATCTAAGAGTTATGGGTGGATTCTTATAAATTAATGATTTGAAATTTGTTCTATCATACGTCTAAAgtctttatatttatatttatctttCTATATTATTGGGATATGTGCGATATGATATGTGTTAAAACACATTTCATAAATATGCATAGCGGAATACTTAAcgtaaataaactaatttattacaacaCATACCACACGTATACAAGGATACAATATATCAAaaatgatcgcataattaaaattttacgaaaagtaaatttacgctaagcATATCTCACGGATGACTTGTAACGAGAAGAGCATCAACCATAGCGACGTTGTCGAATCTCggctctattcgtatccacgccgagctcctcaagacaactccttgagtacaagcctctctttcgaaagttactagccacgagtgaagaagagggatcaagaggaagaagaagagaagcacataaGGACGAGTTTTTCTCTCTTATGGTGGTCACGACAgcaagagggagcaccctcttgttAGCGgcaagagagagagaagagggaaAGGAGGATTGAGTCTCCAAAactcaatcaaccaaataatgaaatttgTCTCAAATTCTCTCTCAATTACACCTATATATAAtactctttaatgagttggattataaaacctaaatccaacccattatcccttactaaaaattagtccattaaccccttagtttggttcacaattaaactaagttagttcatgactaattcatgattaaacgaaatatggttcaactctagcATAAGAAATGTAGCTTATCCACGCTTTCATTATGACAAATATTACCAAATAATTttaaggctacgtttggtaggatgtaatctgctttgtaatataatcaggattacattacaaggctgattatttatttgttttaacattaaacctgtaatgtaatgtaatttcgattacaaaaggtagagaagttttgtaatctggattacaaagcaaatactatttaatctgattacattacgaggtcactgtttaaccaaaatttgaatgtcgaatatacccctagttagTTGTTGCCCGCCGGCCGCCTGTCGCTCACCGCCGCCACCGATCACCAGTCGTCGGCCGTCGCAGCCGTCGGTTGCCG
Coding sequences:
- the LOC122045828 gene encoding LEAF RUST 10 DISEASE-RESISTANCE LOCUS RECEPTOR-LIKE PROTEIN KINASE-like 2.1 → MSPYAAAFVLRLLLCALCFLQPWVSADRDYFEVLQECSSRPFICGDLSVNVSYPFSVSLEAPAYCGHPGFYLQCNSSGTFPVITISMANNRTYAVQAIDYDKSMLTIVDKYFLDTWYQELNDFYEYSCMPYGDTVIDPLLFELTDLAQRVILFQCSEEFSGSLTMVDNCFLNHTTRNYMYISITENATLPPEVGTCSGPYRFPMNKTAAKEVMSRNISLSEAIYTGFTVRWTAGIHEWCRACQDSGGVCVHDSTQICYCPDGSVTSDWCHHGRGLLQVLAINYGNNSFQAVNTLINDFCPISSYNNILNPTKYFRVSKANRELFFLNNCKVPPSNYSKRIHCSPGDTFAYLGGHYGNSSPPASSSSGCNIATAPVLIEGEEEEDYIGLLSKGFLMEWQDVADCSECRVSGGTCGYSDPNSAFLCICNSGWHYSSTCNDGPSGSASRKRALRKQHIALGSVTGVVGLILLILMLVLYAQKGFGKTTIFLYQSKNTQHIETMLAEYGPLAPKRYKCSDLKKITKSLSEKLGKGGYGSVFKGTLQDGRLVAVKILSNFTENGAEFINEVISIGRTSHVNVVSLLGFCFDGKKRALVYEFLPNGSLEKYIYSEKPKLTLGWDKLYHIAIGIARGLEYLHRGCSMRIVHFDIKPHNILLDEEFCPKISDFGLAKLCPQKESILSMADARGTIGFIAPEVISRNFGSVSTKSDVYSYGMMILEMVGGRKNVKTCAERSSEVYFPHWVYEHLDQDRDLQAYDITVETEEIARKMTLVGLWCIQIMPANRPSMTKVIEMLEGRIGDIEMPPKPSFSSPIHSAVDSPR